Within Lolium rigidum isolate FL_2022 chromosome 5, APGP_CSIRO_Lrig_0.1, whole genome shotgun sequence, the genomic segment CAATGCGTCCAATATTAAGCCCCACAGTTGGAATGACACGATCATGTGGAAGCCCTTCTCCTTTCAAATAGATTGACTTCAACTTTTCTAGCAAGGTCTGCATAGTCATGATTAGAAGCATGTCAAGTTTTAGTGTAAATCTAATAATCATATAGAAATAAACTCAATCTTCAACATGAGGATACTGCCACGTAAAGGAGACATGGTTGGGTCAATACTTCATGCATGTAAACATAAGTTTCAGATGAATTACCGTCTTCCCAGCCTTATGGACTCCAAGTATGAGTAGTCGGAACTCTGTCTTGCTAAACACATGGTTCCACAGGCCGTAGAACAAGGAGAACATTTCTGGTATTCCCCTCTTCTCAATCGGTTACGACCTTGGTGCACCGATGACCCCGCAACCTGAATAAATCAATCTCAGGTTACACATATTTTCCTTGTACTAATCTGAGATATGAATCTGAAGCAACTAAATACTCGATAATGAGCAGGCTCTGACTTTCAAAATTGCAATGAATACTCAGTACAGTATCATCAACGCCACACTTGCATTGCGCGATAGCACGAACTACCCATTCCCAAACCCTGGGCTAATCCAAACCATCCACCACCACCATTTCGGATTCTCAAACTGGACGAGCGGTACCAATTCGTCCCAACCACGACCAATTCGGTTCACCAATACCTAACCCCCTGCCAGATCCCAACTCCGTTCAAGAGTGGGAATATTTGCACACATCCGAACACCAACCGCGGAATCGCTCGGCGTACCATTGAAGTAAACCAATGCGCATCAAATCTGGGGCGGCGAAAACAAATTCTAGAGCGGAGAGGGTAAAAAGCGTGTAAACCACGATGCGGAGGCGAAGATCCAGATCACTCACCGGAGGAGGGGACGGACTCGTACCTGCCACTGGTCGTCCACTCTCTGCCGCCGCCAGGCAGGCGCTGTTGTCGGCGAGCAGCGGGAGGAGGGGCGGCCTGAACGAGCCTGGAGAGGGTGGCTCTCCTCCAAGAGAACGAGGACGAGCTTACGAGCGTCGCGCGGCCGGCCACCATCGTCCACGCCAGGAGTGCCGAGGACGAAATCGAGTGCGCGCGCGACCGCGCGtccagccgccgccgctccttTGCTCCCTTCTGCCGCCGCCGCTCGGTCTCACCTCCAACCGCGCTGAGCTCCGTCTCCATGGCCGGGCTGGGCCGAGCCGCCGCTAtctctagaggaggaggaggaggtgagaggAGGCAGGGATTGGGGGAGGACGGGAGGCACGGGATTGGGGAGAGGATGAGGCTTTGGTTGGCTAGGGTTTTCACCTCTTCAATTTTCTGAGCGACGCGAGCACGAACCCTCGTTGTCTCAAACAAACGGCCCCACGCATGCACGGGCCCAGCCGTCATGCACCCAGAACAAGCAGCGGCTGGTACAAAAATAATTACTGGATCCGACGGTTGAGGTGCAAAGCGGGTTTCAGAAGGGTGAAACGGACGAACACGATCgttttgcccctctcagaccccctggatggctgggtagtctagcaacatttataggagaaatataTTGGTTCTGCATTTGACGATACACTCATGCCAAGCCAAGTCTTCAGAAAAAGAAGCTACTGAACTAGCAATACATATTCACATAGTACCTCTCAAGTATCCTGATcatattttcgcaaaaaaaaagtatcCTGATCATATTCTGATCTGAAATGCCTACGATTATCATCATAAATTTAAGTACTACTGCCCGAACCCTTGTTGTACATACTCCTGGAGCACCGAGTCTACTCCGGGAGTAGAACAGGAGCTCCAAGAACCAgcgctgccgcccgctgccgctccgcCGCCGACCAGTTGGCTGTTGCCCTCCTCGAAGCCGCTGATCTGCCGGAGCAGCATGTCGAGCTCATCCTCCATGTCGCCGCCAAAGGTCACGGAGCTCGCCGTCGGTGTGGAGCTCGAGCTGTCGATGCCCGCTGCCGCCTCGCCGGTGGTGCTCGTGGAGagcggtgtggtgctgccgctgccCCAGACGGCTCCCTGGTCTTCCACGCTAACGCGGCCCGTGTAGGGACTGGTTTGGATATGCGACCAGAACCTAGCTGTACCGATCCCTGCGTAGCTGGTGGCAGCAGGAGAAAGAAGAGATTGCTGGGCCGGCCACGGTGGTGCGGCGAGGTTGCCGTAGAAGGTGAACGAGCCGGGGTTAGATTCCTGTGGGATGCCGTGGCGCCGCTGCACGCTTAGCTGCATCCTCTCGagcgccgatgacgacgcggcgCCGTAGCCGGCCGGGCTGGCGAGGATGAGGCGTGGCTGCGGCAGCGCGTACCTGATCCCCCGGCGGCCGCCACCGAGCAATCGCCGCTTGAGCTTGGTGTTCCAGTAGTTCTTGACGTCGTTGTCCGTCCTCCCCGGCAGCTGCGCGGCGATGGTCGACCACCTGCACCATGAAATTAAGTCCTTTAGCTACGCGTCGCAGCGGTGGTTGGAAAGGTGTCTACCTAGTATATGAACGCGGATGCGCGTCTATGCGCGGAGGCACGAACCTGCTCCCGATGCTGGCGTAGAGGCTGCATATGAGCcggtcctcgtcgtcggtgaATCCGCCGTGCCGGATGTTGGGCCGGAGGTAGTTGAGCCACCGCAGCCGGCAGCTCTTGCCGCACCTGTTCAGGCCTGCAGCCATCGACGTGCGCATATAAACACATGATCGATCACTCCGGTCATCCGGTGCCACAGAGGCACATGCGCATAGCCAGCCGCCCTGGTGGGCACGAAAGATCATTGCATCATACATATACACACGTACCGATCTTGCGAGGGAGCGCGATCCAGTTTTCGCCGGTACCGTGCGCGGCGATGTAGGCCCTGAGCacggcgtcctcctccgccgcccacgGCCCCTTCTTCACGCTCGCCTTGTCGCAGCACGGCGCCCGCCCCATCTTCAGTTCACCCGGAGCGAGCTTGACCTCTCGATCGATCTCCTTCGCTCCTTCGGTTCACCTCTAGCTTACCAGCTAGCTCGATCGCATGTAGCGTGCACCGCTGTGGCCGACGCAGCAGCAGTGAGTGCTGGGTTGATCGACGGCGCCGGTGGATGGCTTGTGAGTGGTGAGACCGTGAGAGTGTGCCGCGAGGACCGGGCATTTTATAGGGACCGATGAGCTCGGGTTGACGGCTTGGGAGGACAAAAGTACTATGCTATATACTGCTCCTAGTATTAATCGATTTGTATATGGCCGCCCCTCTCGATTGCTCCATGTCATGCTTGCGCGCTCAGCTTGTTCTCAACTTCTTTTTGCGTGACTATGTTTCAGACTTTCAGTCCTTCTCAGTCCTCAGATATGTCATCAAATCCTAGTTGCAAATCAAATCATGTTGCAACTGATAACTAGCATGAATCACGAAACAAATCTGACGGCTTGAATAATTTTTATTAGTTGCATCTTCATCtgcaactgaaaaaatctcagttgcaacttcagttgcaactaaaaaaatcCAGTTGTAACGCAACTTGCAACTTATATGCATAAATTATGATGCAACAAACGGTTTATGACTTGACTGAGCATGAACCAAATCCCTAGACTTTTTTAAATCTCACTCCCCTACAATTATTTTGTTTACAATTTCATACCTCTTTATTCATTATATGAATCACAGCTGCATCACAATCCAAAAGAAGTAATTCTAGAGAAAAATATGTTTTTCGTCTTTCTTTAAGTAAGGGCAAAGCTTTGCATGTATTGTAATATATATTGACATAGAAGAAGCAAGCAGGACATATGGCCGGAGTCAAGAAAGAAAATtagaaataaatagaaataaaGGAGATCGCCATATTGGGAGTGTGCTTATGCTATAATCTCCGCAAAATGCTTggcacatgcaaaaaaaaaacaatcccTAGTTTTTTCCATGATTTTCTCGATGAGCACCGAAGGTAGAGAAGACGTGTTGTTGGAAACCCTAACCTTCCGCTCATTCTAAATATTCCAGGCGATGAGAGGATGGCGGGTGGTGCAGAGCCCAAGGGGATGTGCAATGTCGGAGTTGTAGATAGCTTGCCAAAAATGTACGAATCTCATTGAGCGGCCTTACTTTCACCACTACACATGAAACTAGCCAGCAGGTAgacggaaaaccaaaactgatcccgggtgcatatgcaccctatatgtataaaacatattttaaaaacgTAAAAAAGTTAGGAAAAAAATTTAACATGTAGAGAGACATGTTCTATGTCTGCGCGTCaggtttcacataaaaccgacattttttgtatcctgtgtaaaaaagacaaacaatgcttcgagaaatagactattttagcaccaaaaatttatcttttttgcacagggcacaaaacatatcggtttttgctgaaacaactttataagcatgtatcatgtcaaggtatacgcgaggcatttttatttgtattttttgacatttgtaaatatatttaatatgtattttaaataaagggtgcatatgcacccgggtgcagaaacaccatgTCCGCAGGTAGAAGAATAAGAAGTGGTATGTGTCTTTAGGCTGGCATCACATGGCACACAAGGAGTTTGACAAACCATTTCTTCTTCATAATTTGATTACTAGAAGGTAACCTTCCACGGGCCAAATGACATGTGTATTCTACGAAGATGTGATTGTCGTTTGAACCATTAAGTCGAATCTCCTTTCCTTTGTTATTTCGATACCGGCACTTGTCCGAGACATGATCATCGGTATCATTATACCTAGTTCGATATCGTTACCGACAAAGCTATTCAACTTGTTTTCGTGAAATTACATCCTCATGACTTAGTCATGTGTTGCAACttggatgtaatctcaccgagtgaGCCCATAGTATCTTCCGGCTACAAATTCCGCTCTTGACACATACGCCTCAACCCATCTCATTGGAATACCTGAGAAGCACATTTATGACCACCCTGTTGCGGTGTGGCGATTGATGATGTCTTAGTAGCCGCCGGTGATACTGATTAGATATGGTCTCACGGTCTAAGGGTTAGGTTACTACGCTTTCATAAATATCGTAACGTGAACTTCGTAACTTGATCGTGTTACAATACTTATATTTTGGaatatccatcatatcattcactcAATGATATGACTCCATTGTCAATGACATGTGTGTCCATGATCGAGAAACCTCGATCATCGAATCACACTGAACTAGTTTGCGAATGCTCAATAGGGACCCTGgtttgtgatggcgtgtaactcacatgttcgttgggaaccccaagaggaaggtatgatgcgcacagcagcaagttttccctcagaaagaaaccaaggtttatcgaaccaggaggagccaagaagcacgttgaaggttgatggcggcgggatgtagtgcggcgcaacaccggagattccggcgccaacgtggaacccgcacaacacaaccaaagtactttgccccaacgaaatagtgaggttgtcaatctcaccggcttgctgtaacaaaggattaaccgtattgtgtggaagatgattgtttgcgtaaaacaagagaacaagtattgcaagagattgtatttcagtatagagaattggaccgaggtccacagctcactagaggtgtctctcccataagataaacaagatgttgggtgaacaaattacagcttgggcaattgacaaataaatagggcatgaccatgcacatacatattatgatgagtatagtgagatttaattgggcattacgacaaagtacatagaccgccatccaaccgcatctatgcctaaaaagtccaccttcaaagttatcatccgaaccctccaagtattaagttgcaaagcaacagtacaattgcattaagtatggtgcgtaatgtaatcaacaactacatccttagacatagcatcaatattttatccctagtggcaacaagacaacacaaccttagaactttcgtcaccgtcctgtgtgtcaatgcaggcatgaacccactatcgagcataaatactccctcttggagttacaagcatctacttggccacagcatctactagtaacggagagcatgcaagatcataaacaacacatagatataactttgataatcaacataacaagtattctctattcatcggatcccaacaaacgcaacatatagaattacagatagatgatcttgatcatgttaggcagctcacaagatccgacaatgatagcacaatggggagaagacaaccatctagctactgctatggacccatagtccagggatagactactcacacatcactccggaggcgaccatggcggcgtagagtcctccgggagatgattccctctccggcagggtgccggaggcgatctcctcggatcccccgagatgggatcggcggcggcggcgtctctggaaggttttccgtatcgtggctctcggtactgggggtttcgcaacggaggctttaagtaggcggaagggcaggtcaggaggcggcacgaggggcccacactacaggccggcgcggccagggcttgggccgcgccgccctgtagtctggccacctcgtggccccatttcgtctcctcttcggacttctggaagcttcgtggcaaaataggaccctgggcgttgatttcgtccaattccgagaatatttcgttactaggatttctgaaaccaaaaacagcagaaaacaagaatcggcacttcgagcatcttgttaataggttagttccgtaaaatgcacgaatatgacataaagtgtgcataaaacatgtagataacatcaataatgtggcatggaacataagaaattatcgatacgtcggagacgtatcgcatccccaagcttagttctcgcttcgtcccgagcaggtaaaacgataacacgtataatttccggagtgacatgccatcataaccttgatcatactatttgtaaagcatatgtagtgaatgcagcgatcaaaacaatgtatatgacatgagtaaacaagtgagtcataaagcaaagacttttcatgaatagcatttcaagacaagcatcaataagtcttgcataagagttaactcataaagcaataattcaaagtaaaggcattgaagcaacacaaaggaagattaagtttcagcggttgatttcaactcataacatgtatatctcatggatattgtcaacatagagtaatataataagtgcaataagtgtaagggtattttacccttatccattattttggtatctatgacaccgtgctagagtatttggactaatacatgcctacaagatgactttcaggtattagccaaagaggtatgatggtgttgcaatggaacaaaaggcaacgggagacccccccaattcgacgaaaaatcagctAGTTTTTCTGAGCCAGGCCGGTCACAGATCCGGCTGGACCGGCCCCGGCACCGGCAGCCCTGGCCGCCAACCGGACCccgaaccggtgccatccggcgaCATCCAAGAAAGAAACGAAGCTATCCGGCGCgcgtccggtcaccagcccggcttCGACCGGCCgctccggtccacggcccggtccgaccggcgctCGACCGAGCGGCCCGGCCAGCAACCGGTTCTCAGCGCTCGTGACATCCGGGCCACATCCAAGTAGCTCCGAAGTCTGCCCGGCCAAGTCCCTGGTCCCAGCCtcggttggaaaccggccggcccggtccgtGGTCCTGGtctcgaccgggccgtggaccggcctcGTCCGGCGcaaaatccggttgaccgggtttctcgaagAATCCgtcgatgtggcaagtgaccaacggccgtatttagaagaacactataaataggtcttctcctacctccgaacagctaggcactacactacaagctgttcttgagctctctctctcatactccattgctagaaacaccaaaagcctcgcatctccctcctcctccacccaaactcaaatccctccgggaatcattagaggaggacccgatctaccgttctaccaagccaaatctcattccccttgtattcattgagaagcttgcttcctagggttcctaggaaaccctaggtaggcaagaggagtccgaagcatccgggctgtggatttgctccggcaagattgtgaaggtttggaggctacctcaaagtctaccacaagtgagtgagctattccttcgtgggataggctccggagaatagggtgagccttcgtggcgcggggaatccttcgtgggacctccactcctc encodes:
- the LOC124651743 gene encoding transcription factor MYB36-like, which produces MGRAPCCDKASVKKGPWAAEEDAVLRAYIAAHGTGENWIALPRKIGLNRCGKSCRLRWLNYLRPNIRHGGFTDDEDRLICSLYASIGSRWSTIAAQLPGRTDNDVKNYWNTKLKRRLLGGGRRGIRYALPQPRLILASPAGYGAASSSALERMQLSVQRRHGIPQESNPGSFTFYGNLAAPPWPAQQSLLSPAATSYAGIGTARFWSHIQTSPYTGRVSVEDQGAVWGSGSTTPLSTSTTGEAAAGIDSSSSTPTASSVTFGGDMEDELDMLLRQISGFEEGNSQLVGGGAAAGGSAGSWSSCSTPGVDSVLQEYVQQGFGQ